Genomic window (Aquila chrysaetos chrysaetos chromosome 22, bAquChr1.4, whole genome shotgun sequence):
CCCAATGAGGCATAGCAGCTGCCAGGAGAAGGGGAGCTCAGGACAATACCCGCTGGGGCTTGGTGCTGTGGCAGGGGGAAACACCACTGCCAGGACCCTGCAGACCGGCCCGAGCGGGGCCGCACTCACCGTCTCCAGCCAGAAACGGTCCAGCTCGGTGTGCCGCTGCTGTTTGGCCAGGGTGATGAGCCAGCGCCCACCACGCTTGTTCTGGCTGTCCTCCCACATGGGCTCGATGCCATCCTAGGGATGGGCAAGGGGATGGTCAAGGGCACCAAGCACCTGGCCAGAGCCAGCTTGGGGAGCTGTGAGCACCCAGCCAGGCTTCCCCTCCCACCCTATGGCCAGGGCAGCCTGCCTGTCCCACCCGGCACCCAGTGGGCCCCCATAttgctgggtgctgcagggggCTCTGAGGAGGGactgcagcagaggaggtgTCACACCTTGAAGAGGGAGTAGTCGCAGCCAGATGTGAGCTTGCTGGCGAGCTGGATGTGGCTGTACAGCCTGCACCGGGCAGAGACAAGACAGAGAGGCAGGTGAGAAGAGGTGCCTCAGCGACCCCCAACACCCTACTCTGGCCCAGACCCCCTCCAGGACCTTGCTGGAGGGGGCACGTTGCCCACCCATGGGACACTCACGCCCAGAAGTCCTCCACAGTGCTGAACTTGGTGACAAGGCGCAGGTTTGCCTGCCACATCTTGCTCTTGTCATTTTTGAAGAACCACAGTGCCCacctggggagggaagggagatggGGGTGGGAAGTGTCAGCCGTGCTGGAGCCCCCCTCCAGACCCAGCACCCCACTCCCAGTGCTGGGAGAGGCTACCCATTGCCAGGCCTCCCATACCTGTTCTGCAGGGGGTGCTTGCCCAGGCTCTCTGCCAGGAGCATCTCTTGCTGCTGAACCCTTCGCCGCCGGCGCTGCCGCTCCTCTTGCCTgcgctggggaaggagggacagCCCCGAGGAgccccacagccaccccagCAGGGAGcctgtgacacccccccccccagccacccccacACCCTGACACAGATCCCACAGCTGGGAGCCCTGAGGGGACAGCAGGGCTTCCTTGGCTCTGCCGGCAGGCCCAGCCCACTGGGAGAGGACTCACCTGTTCCCCAGTAGCCATACTGGCCAGCCCAGGCTCCCCCAGCTGGCCCTGGCTCTTAAGTGCCCACAGATGGGTGGGATGAGGCAGCCACcccagctggagctggtgggGCGGGAGGAGGGTGTTCTGGGGAGGGGGTGCCAGGTCTGCCCttcctggggagcagggagatgggGGGAACTCCCCCtagggcagggagctgggggatGAGGGTAGGGAGTCAGGGTGGGATGGGATCAGGATAGGGGGGTAGGATGGGGTAAGGTGGGGACAGTGTGGGGTGGGATCAAGGTGGTGTGGTATGGGGCAGGATGGTACACGGATGGGGCGGGATAGCATCGGGATGGGGGGTGGGGATGTGGAGGATGGGATGGGGTTGGGGATGGGATGTGATGGGGAGGATGGGATCAGGGTAGGATGGGATGGGAACAACATGGGATAGAAATGGAATGGGATGGGGACAGTGTGGGATGTgatggggaggggatgggatcAGAATTGGACGGGGGGGGCCAGGGTGGGATGGGAATGGGGTGGGATGAGGTGGGAAGAGGACATGACGAGGGGATGGGATCAGAATGGGATGGCGTAGAACGTGGAGGAGGTGAGACAGGAACGGGACGGGATGGGGACAGCCTGTAGAGGGGAGggcatgggatgggatgggatcAGGATGAGACAGGATCAGGATCAGGAGGAGATGGGACAGGGAGAGGGTGGGACGGGGATGGGACGTGCTGGGCACCGGGACGGGATAGCGTGGGGACAGCGTGGGATGGGATCAGGATGAGACGGGATCAGGATCGGGAGGAGATGGGACAGGGAGAGGGTGGGACGGGGATGGGACGTGCTGGGCACCGGGACGGGATAGCGTGGGGACAGCGTGGGATGGGATCAGGATGAGACGGGATCAGGATCGGGAGGAGATGGGACAGGGAGAGGGTGGGACGGGGATGGGACGTGCTGGGCACCGGGACGGGATAGCGTGGGGACAGCGTGGGATGGGATCAGGACGAGACGGGATCAGGATCAGGACGAGATGGGATCAGGATCGGGAGGAGATGGGACGGGGAGAGGGTGGGACGGGGATGGGACGTGCTGGGTACCGGGACGGGATAGCGTGGGGACAGCGTGGGACGGGGATCAGGACGGGTGGGGACGGCGAGAAGGTGCGACGCGATGGGACCGTCCCGGGGGCGCCGAGCCGTGCGGGGAAGGAGcccgcgggccggggcggcAGAGGGGCCGGGGTGCCGCTCCCGTGCGGGGCGGcgtgcggggcgggggcggccgggcacGGCTCCGCACGGCCGGGCACGGCTcagcccggcgcggcgcggtcCCCCCCGCGCATCACGGCGCAGCGCGGCGcagcgcggcgcggccccggcaCAGCCGCACTgagcccgccccgccgcagcccggcccggcccggcccggcccgcccgtCCCGCCGCCAGCGAGCCAGGTCGGACGGGCGGCGGGAccgggagcgggcgggcgggcgggcggcggggccgggggatgcgccgggcgggcgggagcggggccgggccgggccgggccggggggggccggggcggggtgAAGCCGTGCGGCCTCTCCCCGCAGAGCCGCCATGGAGGTGTTCATGAAGGGCTTGTCCAAGGCCAAGGAGGGGGTGGTCGCCGCCGCCGAGAAGACCAAGCAGGGGGTGGCCGAGGCCGCCGAGAAGACCAAGGAGGGGGTCCTCTATGTCGGTAAGGGCCGGCTCGGCCTGCCTGCCCCCCGGCTAATCCCCGCCCGTCCCCTGCGTGCCCCTGCCGggcccctctgcctgcccttgcCCGCTCCTGCGTTTGCCCTTGCGTCCTCCTGCCCATCCCCCTGccgtccgtcccccccctccccgctcccccccccccagcccccgtctgcccctgccccttccccgccACGACCACCCTGCCGGCGGGGTGCCCCGGGGCCGAGGGCCGGTGCCCGCTGTgccctgcccaccccctgcCCACAGGACGTGTGCGGGCGGGAGGATGGGGCACGGCGGCTCCTCGCCGAGGATGctctggggcaggcaggagcgcAGAGGGACGCTGATGGAGGTGGTGACCCCCGTGCTGCCATGTGCCCGGCtcggagcagaggggctggggacacaTTTGTCCCCCTCGGCGAGGCCGTGACCCGGAGCGCATCCCACATCACGGCTCTGCCGGCATCTCTCCTGCaccagcctggggctggggggggggggggtgtctctctGCGCTGCCCCTCGGGGCCAGGGTCCATTCGGGGCCAAGTCCTAGAAGACATTGCTGGCAGAGAGGAGGCAGGCTCTGTGCCCAGCTGTGGTGGTGGCCCGCTCGGGGAGGGAGCCGAGGCTGCCCCTGCCCGCAGTGGGAGGgagggtgcagggctggggctccaTCCTGCTCTGGAGGGCATCAGCTCTGCAGGAGTGCTGAGGCCCCAGAGCTGTTCCCTCGGGCGTTGGTGGGTACCTGCCCTGGACCCCCACTCTGCCCAGGGGTTCGTGCTCTGGATGGGGGTCCAGCAGCTCAAGGAGCACCCCGAGGCCCCatcctgcaggagctgcccgGCTCCCGCTTTTCCCCCTGTCGCAGACACGCCGCTCCCATCCCGTGGGGTGTCGTGGCATCTGCAGGCTGTGTTGCTCTGCCTGAAGGGAGCCCGGCAGGGTCCGCATGGCCAGCGGCAGCACCCAGCCCCCGTGCTGTGTTGGCACCAGCTCTGGGTATGCATCCCAGCTCCCGCAGGGGGCTTTGCTCGGCGGCACAGCTGGCGTTCACCCTGCCTGGCTGTGCCCTGGCACGGCGCTGGGCCCCGGCgtctctgccctgcctggcacATGGCAGTGTCCCTGTGCTgccccagcctgggctcctgcaGGGGCCGGAGGAGCCCTGCGGGGAGCCAAGTGCGTGCTCGGTCCCCCGGCTGCCACGGCGTGGCCGGGCTGGGGTGCGGGCAGGATGCTGCCCTGGCTTGCGGAGCCCTGCCAGGGTCCCGGGCACGGCACGTAGCAGAGCCCGGCCACTGGCCCCTCTAACaccttctctgtctctttctacCCCCAGGGAGTAAAACCCAAGGCGTGGTGCAAGGCGTCACCTCAGGTACGGTCCCCTCTGGCTCCCCACCGCGGTACCCCTCTGGCCCAGAGAGCGCGGCTGCACTAACGAGATCAGAGGCTAATTGAGGGGCTGATGTCACCCGGCTAAAGCCTCTTATATAACAGGGCCCGCAACGAAGAAGGATTTGCGGCGGCTGCTCAcactccctgcccagctgcagagcagcatcccggccccctcccctccccagtgcctgggcagggaggggggggcctgatcctgcccagcgactccccaccagcccccccgGGCAGTGCGGGGCGTGGAGCCACAGCTGGGCACCCCTCCCTGGCACGGGGGGGGCACTGATGGGCACCCCTGGCTCTTGCAGTGgctgagaaagcaaaggagCAGGCGTCCCAGCTGGGCGAAGCGGCGTTCTCAGGCGCTGGCAACATCGCGGCGGCCACCGGGCTGGTGAAGAAGGAAGAGTTCCCTGCGGACCTGAAGGTGAGACCCCCCGGCCACTGCCATGCCCACGGAGAGGCTGGCACGTCCCCAGGCTTGGCGGAGAGCCCCtcggctgctccccagccccgcgggagggacccTGAGGGTCCCCatctgctctgcctgtgccctggGCGGGCAGGCGTCGCTGCCCCGAGCGTGCCGGCTGCGTGCGCGGCCGCTGCGGACGTGTGCGTGCGCGGGATCCTGCATGGCGGCCGGCGGCGTGGAGCCGGCGGTGCATCGCTCCAGCGGCTGCGAGGTGACCTGACAGCTGCGGGAgcggaggggtggggaggggcgGCGGGTTCGCATCTCACCGCCCCCATGAGCCGTTGGCTTCCAGCTTAGCCCAAAATAGCATCAGCTGAAGAAATGAGGCCACCACCGCCGCTGCACGGGGGGATCGGCTGcccccctttccctccagcCAGCCACTctgccagccccggggaggggtTACCCAGCACCACCCTCCCCTGCCAGGGATGCAGGAtgctcccgcagccccatcAGCACCTGGAGCCCGCCGGGGCCCACACAGTGCCAGCACCCATtgcctggctggggctggggctgggagcggTGCGGGGACATGTGTACCCAGGCCCTGCTCCCATGGACCCCTGCCTGTCACCTCCCTGCTAGGCTGGCTGGTGTGTGCCTGGGGTGCCCACTGGGCCCCACTGGTGCCCCCCACGTGGAGAACCCAGTATCCCGGGTGCGTTGCTGGTCTCTACCAGGTCCCCCCGGTCTGGCAGGCGCACGGAGGGTGGGTGCTACGTGGGGGGCTGTGTGCGTGGGACTGACCCCCCGGTTTACCCCCAGCCAGAGGAGGTGGCCCAGGAGGCTGTCGAGGAGCCACTGGTCGAACCGCTGCTGGAGCCAGAGGGGGAGAACTACGAGGAGCCCCCGCAGGTGAGGGGACGGGGTGGTAGGGGGGTGCAGGGCACCGTGGAGGGCACAGGCTGCCAGCGCTCAGCACGCTGGTGGCCATCGCTGTCCAGAGCAAAGCCCGgagcctgcctgctcccaggtGCCCCGTCCACGCAGCCCTGCAGCCTCATGGGCAGGCTGGTGTGGGGCTGGCGGGGACAGGGGCTCCGTGCCCCACCTGGGCTTTCTCACCGactctttctttccccacccCACAGGAGGAATACCAGGAATACGAGCCAGAGGCATAATGGACCCCCGTCCTCGCCTCTTCCACCAGCAGCACAACGAACCGCCGGTAgccccctgctcctccccagctggCCCCGGCTGGTGCCCGCGTGCCGGGGAGGAGCAGGGGTGCCCCTGCCCCGTTCGCTCACGAGTTCTTCCTCCAGTTCCGTTCCAAGGGACCGTGTCCATGTCTCCGTACCGTGTCTAGCAGTGAGAAAAACCCGCCGTGTCCAAGCCCCCGAGCCCCGGCGCGTGCCCGAGCCGTGGGCGCTGCCCGCAGGGGCTggtgtgcgtgcgtgcgtgcgtgtgtCCACGAAGCCCGGGTTTATCGCTCTGTATCCCTCCCAGCGCCATAAACCCCGGCTGCGTCCCGGCGTGTCTGTGTCTGTACAAAGCATGTTTACCTGCTCGCGGGCTGCTGTACATTTTGCTTGCACGCGTGTCCCTGTGGTTCTGCTCTGGTCATCGtggaactatttttttttatatatatctctctatCTATGGGTGGACGGGTCTTTTGCCTTTGTGAACCCTTTGGCGCCCAAGCCcgctccccagcctgctgggtGGTGACGGTGCCCGCGCCCCCCCCAAGGTCCCGTAGTGCCGACACTGTGTTGTGACGTGGCATGGAtatccccccgcccccgtcgCTGGATGTGCAATACGAGGGCAGCTGCCAGTGACACAGCTGCCCCCGTGTCCGTGAATAAAGCCAACTCTTGTCTGTAGCCCCCTGGTCCTGGTTGTGGGTtccctggggagaggggtggCCCTGCGCTTTGGCGGCAGGGGTAGTTTTGGGAAGAAGAAtgaggggctggggcagacTAGCTGACCCCTTCTGGCTGGGAGAGTGGGCAGGACTGGGTCCTCGTGAGGACATGATGCCTTGCTGTCTGCTCGCTGCTGCGTCAGCAGCAGCTGACCGTgccctggcctccagctgcgCTCTGGCTGAGGCCTGGGGCGCAGGCAGTGTCCCCGTGCCACCTGCCTGTGTGCTGGCTGCAGTGCTTTGCATCTGCAGGTGAATGCAGGAGGCCATTTGGGGCTGAGGACCCTGAGCCAGGACGAGGCTAGACACAATCCTGGGCTCGAGCACTGGTTCCCTCCCAGGAGACACTGGCTGTGCTAGCAGAGAGGGTTCAGGGGCTGGGTGCAGGCTTCTCCCAGTACTCCCTGCAGCAGGATGTGCTGCCGTTTGTAAGGTACCTCCTAGAGACGCACCCTGATCTTGTGCTAGAAGTGCAGAGCAAAGGGGAGCCTCTCTGCTGTCCCCACCTTCCTATGTGACCCTGCTCCCCTCAGGGGGCCAGGGACATGGCTGGCACCTGCAGCTTGCTCAGCTGCAGTGTGACCACCTCAAGGGCAGGTGACTGCCACACACCACTAAGCGGTGTCCACCACAGCAGGGGGTCCTGTGCCCACCCCAGAGCGCAGTCCTTGGGCCTTCAGCTCCCCCAGGGCAGGGCCACCAACCCAGCCTGAGTCCCCAGCCAGCCTCCAGCCCCTTGACTGCAGCACAGGCCGGGGTGAGAGGCAGGGCTGAGTCTCCCCACCATGAATATCAGATTAAATCCCCTACCCGTGCTGGCTTGCCAGCTTTGCCGGCAAAGAGTGAAGCTGCAGCAGTCAGCACGAACACACAACAGGTTTGCTGATGCCTGCAAATCCccaccctggctctgctccctgtgTCTGCGCCAGTTGCAGCAGTGCTTGTAGCACCCACCGTGTGTTATTCAGTGGACCAAGACGTCTGTGCCTGGGGCTGGCTTTGCTGTGGGCTGTCCCCTCCCCTAGAGGTAATTgtactttttccttcccttgtcCGATTCTGCCAGCCGTGGGcaagcagagcaaaaccagcatTAGCACGGCTTCTTCCAGTGCCCAGGAGGCTGTaaaggggctggggcagaggtggAGTGTGGGGGAAGACAGCCCCCTGCCCAGGAGAGCTAAGagccaggcagcagggagaCAATCTGCTCAAACCAACCATTTATAGAGACTACGGTGTCCGGGGCACTCCCTGCGCAGCAGGACTGTGACCCTCACTGTACGGCTGGCAGTGATGCCaggggcagccctgccagctgctgtgTCAGTAGGTGAAACCGGCCTCGTTGTACACGGTGAATACCTTCTCCAGAGCGCACAGGTAGGCAGCAGTTCTCTGGTCCAGGCCCAGGTTGTACCTTGCAGCCATGGTCATAATTTGCtagagagagaggagagatgTGAGGCTGGTTGGTATGTGCTGGGAGGGTCTGGGGGCAAGGCGGGGGCAGAGGACGCAGTGAGGGGTCTGTTCTGTAAGACCTGGAGCCACCTATGAGCAGGTCTGGGGAGACTCTCCCACTGCTGCCCCGCAGTGCTCCCCTGGGGACAGACCCTGCGCCCACGGGTGGGCTCCACGAACACAGCTCACACTGCTGAGCACGGCATGCACCCACCTCCCCGAGAGGTGGCATGAGaccaccccccacccagcaCTGCACCCCCCAGCTCATCTAAGCAACCCTGGAAATGGGGCGCACAGGTTTGCGGGAAGAGAGAGGGACAGGGACGCAGCAGCAACAAGGGATGCTGCTGAGCACGAGGCTTTACCCAAACTGTGGATACAGCCACCACTGGGAAGATGAATCACCATCACCAGGCCTCAGGCTGACCTGCCAGGACTGGTGATGGGGTGCTGTGGGTGGGCACCCCCCAAATACAGCCCAGAGTCTCTGCAGTGAGGTAAGGGGCCCAAGAGCAGGGATGGGAGAGGCAAAGAGCCCTCGGAGGTACCTTGGCTGACTGCTCCATGGTGTAGGCCAGTCCCGAATACACGATGTCCTTCTCTGAGGCACCCTGAGGGGCACAACAAGTGAATCCTTTGTGGGAGAGGCTAGAGGTTGGCCCCCCAAACTTATTTATCAAACACAGCCCCTCTGCTCGGCGCAGGACCACCACAGGTAGTGCAAGCTTGGCTTGCCACCTCTACAGCTGGTTCCAGCACATGGCTTGGCTCCTAAGGGActccctgcagcaccctcagATGGCAGGGCTGTACCACCACAGATGGCATCTCCACCCCATCCCCTCCATCAGTGGGAGGATAGCACGGGGGGCTCTGTAGGTGCCACAAGCTCGGCTTTCAGCAATGGGATGGCAGACAGGAGTGTCTGGGAATGTGAAACAAGTGAGCCAGGACAACCCTCCATGGTTGTAGGCACTTACAGTCACACGGGCCTGGAACTCTGGGGACGGGATGATGGGGATCTCCCCTCTGGCCTTGCCAAACCACTGCTCCAGGCTGTGCTGAACTGACTGCAGGAGGTGGTAGCTGGATTCCCGCTCGTACTTGAAGCTGAGGCAGCCGTAGCTAACGTGGTTCAGGTTCTTCAGCCACTCAAAGAAGGACACAGTCACACCACCTGCATTCACATACACGTCCTGCCAAGAGCAGTACACACTTCAGAAGTGCTGCTTAGGGTGACCCCAAGACACATGACCAATCTGGGgatctctcctcctctgccttggGTCCCTCCCTATACCCTTGGGCTCTGCCCTCAGAGACAGTCCTGAGGTTACTGGGATGGCCAAATCCTAGAACCACGGTTGCTCTGCACTGACTCTGAGCAGAGACACCAGCTGGTCTGACAGCCTGTGGGACGTGGCACAGTTTGCTGTTGGCCCATCAGCAGCTGCAGGACATCCTGGTGCTGGCCAGGTGCCCCATGACTATcgctgctgcagctgagaacCAGGAGGGTTCAGAAGAGAAACCAAGCATCTGAGATGTCCTCAGGAGCTGGGGCAAGGCAGGGAACAGGCTGACTGAGACAGCACCATCAACGCTGCCTGATCCCAGAGcctggcagagcccagctggaTCCACATCGGTGCAGCTGACAACACTGTGTGGCCCTAATAG
Coding sequences:
- the EIF4E1B gene encoding eukaryotic translation initiation factor 4E type 1B isoform X1 is translated as MATGEQRRQEERQRRRRRVQQQEMLLAESLGKHPLQNRWALWFFKNDKSKMWQANLRLVTKFSTVEDFWALYSHIQLASKLTSGCDYSLFKDGIEPMWEDSQNKRGGRWLITLAKQQRHTELDRFWLETVSAAPLGPVCRVLAVVFPPATAPSPSGYCPELPFSWQLLCLIGEMFDEYSDEVCGAVINIRAKGDKIAIWTREAENREGVTHIGRIYKEHLGLSQKVAIGYQAHADTATKSSSLTKTKFVV
- the EIF4E1B gene encoding eukaryotic translation initiation factor 4E type 1B isoform X2 produces the protein MATGEQRRQEERQRRRRRVQQQEMLLAESLGKHPLQNRWALWFFKNDKSKMWQANLRLVTKFSTVEDFWALYSHIQLASKLTSGCDYSLFKDGIEPMWEDSQNKRGGRWLITLAKQQRHTELDRFWLETLLCLIGEMFDEYSDEVCGAVINIRAKGDKIAIWTREAENREGVTHIGRIYKEHLGLSQKVAIGYQAHADTATKSSSLTKTKFVV
- the SNCB gene encoding beta-synuclein translates to MEVFMKGLSKAKEGVVAAAEKTKQGVAEAAEKTKEGVLYVGSKTQGVVQGVTSVAEKAKEQASQLGEAAFSGAGNIAAATGLVKKEEFPADLKPEEVAQEAVEEPLVEPLLEPEGENYEEPPQEEYQEYEPEA